One genomic segment of Cellulophaga sp. HaHaR_3_176 includes these proteins:
- a CDS encoding beta-ketoacyl-ACP synthase III — protein MSKLSAAITAVGAYVPEFIMTNKMLEELVDTNDEWITTRTGIKERRILKKEGEGTSYMAIKAAEDLIKKRGIDPKEIDLVLVGTATPDTLVASTAAYVASEIGATNAFAFDLLAACSSFLFGMSTAAGYIESGRYKKVLLIGADKMSSIIDYTDRTTCIIFGDGAGAALFEPNEEGLGLQDEYLRSDGSGRSFLSMNGGGSVMPATEETVKNRQHFIFQEGRTVFKFAVSNMASAAAEIMKRNDLTDTDVDWLVAHQANKRIIDATANRMGVDNDKVMMNIHKYGNTTSATLPLLLNDYENQLKKGDNLVFAAFGGGFTWGSIYLKWAYNSK, from the coding sequence ATGAGTAAACTATCAGCGGCCATTACGGCGGTAGGGGCTTATGTTCCGGAATTTATAATGACCAACAAAATGTTGGAAGAGTTAGTAGATACCAATGATGAATGGATAACTACACGAACAGGCATTAAAGAAAGAAGAATATTAAAAAAGGAGGGAGAAGGTACTTCCTATATGGCTATTAAAGCAGCAGAAGACTTAATTAAAAAAAGAGGGATTGATCCTAAAGAAATTGATTTAGTTCTTGTAGGTACTGCTACACCCGATACTTTAGTAGCATCTACAGCTGCATACGTTGCCTCTGAAATAGGAGCAACAAATGCTTTTGCTTTTGATTTATTAGCGGCCTGTTCTAGTTTTTTATTCGGAATGTCGACTGCCGCAGGTTATATAGAATCTGGTAGATATAAAAAAGTATTATTAATAGGAGCCGATAAAATGTCGTCTATTATTGATTATACAGATAGAACTACATGTATTATTTTTGGTGATGGAGCTGGGGCTGCACTTTTTGAGCCTAATGAAGAAGGTTTAGGCTTGCAAGATGAGTATTTACGTTCTGATGGTTCTGGAAGATCTTTTTTAAGCATGAATGGAGGTGGCTCGGTAATGCCAGCAACTGAAGAAACTGTAAAAAATAGACAACATTTTATTTTTCAAGAAGGTAGAACTGTATTTAAATTTGCGGTTTCTAATATGGCATCAGCAGCAGCTGAAATCATGAAAAGAAATGATTTAACAGATACTGATGTTGATTGGCTTGTAGCGCACCAAGCTAATAAAAGAATTATTGATGCTACAGCCAATAGAATGGGTGTAGATAATGATAAGGTAATGATGAACATACATAAGTATGGTAATACCACATCAGCAACTTTACCGTTATTATTAAACGATTACGAAAACCAATTAAAAAAAGGAGATAACTTAGTTTTTGCTGCCTTTGGGGGTGGATTTACTTGGGGATCTATTTATTTAAAATGGGCTTACAATAGCAAATAA
- the rpmF gene encoding 50S ribosomal protein L32, translated as MAHPKRKISRTRRDKRRTHYKAVAPTLAKDPTTGEMHLYHRAHWHEGKLYYRGQVLIDNTEEVVA; from the coding sequence ATGGCACATCCAAAAAGGAAGATTTCCAGAACTAGAAGAGACAAAAGAAGAACGCATTATAAGGCTGTTGCACCTACTCTTGCAAAAGACCCTACAACTGGAGAAATGCATTTGTACCACAGAGCACACTGGCATGAAGGTAAATTATACTACAGAGGTCAGGTTTTAATAGACAATACTGAAGAAGTAGTTGCGTAA
- a CDS encoding DUF177 domain-containing protein — protein sequence MKKHREFMIPFSGLKQGKHEFDFKVDNTFFESFEYNEFGGAAIDLHVLLNRSSTMLELEMTATGTVNVNCDVTSEAYDQPVTANLELVVKFGEEYNDDNDEILILPHGEFKVDVSQYAYEMIVLAVPLKKVHPGVLDGTLESEAISKLEELHPKEKKVNKKKETDPRWDSLKKLLTDK from the coding sequence ATGAAGAAGCATAGAGAGTTTATGATTCCTTTTTCTGGATTGAAGCAGGGAAAACATGAATTTGATTTTAAAGTAGACAATACGTTCTTTGAATCTTTTGAGTATAATGAGTTTGGTGGTGCAGCAATTGATTTGCATGTACTGTTAAATAGGTCGAGTACGATGTTGGAGTTAGAAATGACGGCAACGGGTACCGTAAACGTAAATTGTGATGTTACAAGTGAAGCATACGACCAACCAGTAACTGCTAATTTAGAATTAGTTGTAAAATTTGGGGAAGAGTATAACGATGACAATGACGAAATTTTAATCCTTCCTCACGGAGAGTTTAAAGTAGATGTATCACAATATGCATACGAGATGATAGTTTTGGCGGTTCCGTTGAAAAAAGTACATCCAGGAGTTTTGGATGGCACTTTAGAATCGGAAGCAATTTCAAAACTTGAAGAGTTACACCCGAAAGAGAAAAAAGTAAACAAAAAAAAAGAAACGGATCCTAGATGGGATTCATTAAAAAAGTTATTAACGGATAAATAA
- the pdxA gene encoding 4-hydroxythreonine-4-phosphate dehydrogenase PdxA, producing MEERKKIKLGISIGDLNGIGCEVALKTFEDSRMLDFCTPVFFASNKTISYQKTELGLDINYNGIQEASRALDGKINVVNVWKEIPKINFGEATKEAGDFALKSLRASVKALKDGDIDVLVTAPINKNNIQSEDFNFPGHTDFLAQELEGDSLMFMVTDSLKVGLLTDHIAVKDVAGAITAELVKNKVSVIENSLKVDFGIRKPKIALLGINPHSGDNGVIGKEDDQVLKPIIKELFEAGHLIYGPYSADSFFGSDGYSKFDAILAAYHDQGLIPFKTLSFGNGVNYTAGLNKVRTSPDHGTAYEIAGKGKADHSSFKEAVFTAIDIFRNREEFAELTANPLKKSRLKREFR from the coding sequence ATGGAAGAAAGAAAAAAAATAAAATTAGGTATTTCTATTGGCGATTTAAATGGGATTGGTTGCGAGGTAGCCCTTAAGACTTTTGAAGATTCTAGGATGTTAGATTTTTGTACTCCAGTTTTTTTCGCATCAAATAAAACAATCTCTTATCAAAAAACAGAATTAGGTTTAGATATTAATTATAATGGTATTCAAGAGGCATCAAGAGCTTTGGATGGTAAAATAAATGTAGTTAATGTTTGGAAAGAAATTCCGAAGATAAATTTTGGAGAAGCAACTAAAGAAGCAGGTGATTTTGCATTAAAATCATTAAGAGCATCAGTAAAAGCTTTAAAAGACGGAGATATAGATGTTTTGGTTACAGCACCAATTAATAAAAACAATATTCAGTCAGAAGATTTTAATTTTCCAGGACATACTGATTTTTTAGCACAAGAGTTAGAAGGGGATAGCTTAATGTTTATGGTAACAGATTCATTAAAAGTGGGCTTGTTAACAGATCATATAGCAGTAAAAGATGTTGCAGGGGCTATTACAGCCGAGCTTGTAAAAAATAAAGTAAGCGTTATTGAAAACTCTTTGAAAGTAGATTTTGGAATTAGAAAGCCAAAAATTGCACTTTTAGGCATAAACCCGCATAGTGGAGATAATGGAGTAATTGGAAAAGAAGATGATCAAGTTTTAAAACCAATAATAAAAGAACTTTTTGAAGCAGGACATTTAATTTATGGCCCTTATTCAGCAGATAGTTTTTTTGGTTCTGATGGTTATTCAAAGTTTGATGCAATTTTAGCAGCTTACCACGACCAAGGGTTAATACCTTTTAAAACCTTATCATTTGGTAATGGGGTTAATTATACGGCAGGCTTAAATAAAGTAAGAACATCTCCTGATCATGGAACAGCATATGAAATTGCAGGTAAGGGAAAAGCAGACCATAGTTCTTTTAAAGAAGCAGTTTTTACGGCGATTGATATATTTAGAAATAGAGAAGAGTTTGCGGAATTAACAGCAAATCCTTTAAAAAAATCTAGATTGAAAAGAGAATTTAGATAA
- a CDS encoding riboflavin synthase, with product MFTGIIETLGEVKELRKEDSNLHITVKSSITQELKIDQSVAHNGVCLTVVALDAENYTVTAIDETLQKTNLEHLTVGEFVNLERAMILGSRLDGHIVQGHVDQIGTCTSVEEKDGSWVFSFQYDAGLNNPTIEKGSITIDGTSLTVVNSGTNTFSVAIIPYTYEHTRFNTYKKGTIVNLEFDVIGKYVSKLMKNRD from the coding sequence ATGTTTACAGGAATTATCGAAACTTTAGGAGAAGTAAAAGAATTAAGAAAAGAAGACTCTAATCTTCATATTACTGTAAAATCTTCAATTACTCAAGAGTTAAAAATTGACCAAAGTGTTGCTCATAATGGAGTTTGCCTAACTGTTGTAGCTTTAGATGCTGAAAATTACACAGTAACGGCAATTGACGAAACACTGCAAAAAACAAATTTAGAACATTTAACGGTTGGTGAATTTGTGAATTTGGAACGCGCAATGATTTTAGGTTCTAGATTAGATGGGCATATTGTTCAAGGCCATGTAGACCAAATAGGTACTTGTACATCTGTTGAAGAAAAAGATGGCAGCTGGGTGTTTTCATTTCAATATGATGCTGGTTTGAACAACCCAACTATAGAAAAAGGATCAATAACTATTGATGGTACAAGCTTAACCGTTGTAAACTCTGGCACAAACACTTTTAGTGTTGCTATTATACCGTATACTTACGAACATACCCGTTTTAACACTTATAAAAAAGGAACTATAGTTAACCTTGAATTTGATGTGATTGGCAAATATGTTTCTAAATTAATGAAAAACAGAGACTAA
- a CDS encoding putative signal transducing protein, protein MENSNTYTKIYSGNQVSVILLKGLLEDAKIGVIEKNEQRSGVIAGFSGGTDSTISLSVREFDIEKAKNIVSNFNSQKGD, encoded by the coding sequence ATGGAAAATTCAAATACATATACAAAAATTTATAGCGGCAATCAGGTTTCTGTAATTTTATTAAAAGGTCTTTTAGAAGACGCAAAAATAGGAGTAATCGAAAAAAATGAGCAAAGGTCGGGTGTCATTGCTGGTTTTTCAGGGGGCACAGATTCTACAATTTCATTATCAGTAAGAGAATTTGATATTGAAAAGGCAAAAAACATAGTTTCAAATTTTAATTCCCAAAAAGGAGATTAA
- a CDS encoding sulfite exporter TauE/SafE family protein produces MQLFIVSDFSTASWVLAFLASIVIGISKAGIKGIAIITVTLMALAFGAKESTGFMVPLLIVGDIFAVIYYNRHTQWKYIIRFLPWMILGVLIGVFIGKDLDENTFRYGMTIIIISSVIMMYWWDKKKSKSVPTHWAFAGSIGIMAGITTMIGNLAGAFSNIFFLAMRLPKNEFIGTAAWLFFIVNVFKLPFHIFVWKTITIDTLLVDAKLSSGIILGAFIGVRLVKIIKDDFYRKMILILTAIGAILILFR; encoded by the coding sequence TTGCAACTATTTATTGTTTCTGATTTTTCTACCGCATCATGGGTGTTGGCTTTTTTAGCTTCAATTGTCATTGGTATCTCTAAAGCAGGTATTAAAGGAATTGCAATCATAACGGTTACGCTAATGGCTCTTGCCTTTGGGGCAAAAGAGTCTACTGGCTTCATGGTTCCTCTATTAATTGTAGGAGATATTTTTGCGGTTATCTACTACAATCGCCATACACAGTGGAAATATATTATTCGTTTTTTACCTTGGATGATTTTGGGGGTTCTTATTGGTGTTTTTATAGGTAAAGATTTAGATGAAAATACTTTTAGATACGGAATGACCATTATTATTATAAGTAGCGTTATAATGATGTACTGGTGGGATAAGAAAAAAAGTAAATCTGTACCTACACATTGGGCTTTTGCAGGTTCCATAGGTATTATGGCCGGTATTACTACTATGATCGGGAATTTAGCTGGTGCCTTTTCTAATATCTTTTTTTTAGCGATGCGATTACCAAAAAATGAATTTATTGGTACTGCTGCATGGTTATTTTTTATTGTAAATGTGTTTAAATTACCTTTTCACATTTTTGTCTGGAAAACTATTACTATTGATACTTTATTAGTTGATGCAAAACTAAGCTCGGGTATTATTTTAGGAGCTTTTATAGGAGTGCGATTAGTGAAGATTATTAAGGATGATTTTTATAGAAAAATGATTCTTATTTTAACTGCGATAGGAGCTATTCTAATACTTTTTAGATAA
- a CDS encoding ATP-binding protein, whose amino-acid sequence MLKKYQEEHTVKNIQFILTDFDGVILDSDQAIFHVQPKDYLVSIHPFFESFSSLKDALDNDVIFNCVHLNFNDKEYITDIKFARKKEGFLVVVSDYTSHYTEYQLIAQSRNESIINGELIAIKNAELKERERFKDIFIRNFSHELRNPLTSIISITKLLSDTEMTSHQENMLSFLQDSNSNLKLLLDDILSISMISSGQLKLRDGLFSLKQLTQLIEFTYKTKAKESGVAFTLKVDKKIPEFVEGDRLRLYQTLTNLLDNAFKYTEKGKVHLDVQFNQIRANKISLRFEVIDTGIGISEDNIDSIFESFSQLNIYQNQTSRKGSGLGLSIVKGLLNLMGSEIRVISEVDKGSTFYFDIVLKQPILSKNKPVIVKKGSVKNKINLKEGEKYRLLLVEDDINVQTVLFKFLLSTNYFYIDLINDGSQVMGQLVNEEYDIILMDVNLPSVSGDQVTRLIRDFPFKNIKKIPIIGLTAYSYEDNFKAYKKAGMNAVLSKPFEHDELMATIGKYLKK is encoded by the coding sequence ATGCTTAAAAAGTATCAAGAAGAGCATACGGTAAAAAACATTCAGTTTATTTTAACTGATTTTGATGGGGTTATTCTTGATTCTGATCAAGCGATATTTCATGTTCAACCTAAAGATTATTTAGTAAGTATTCACCCTTTTTTCGAAAGCTTTTCTTCATTAAAGGATGCATTGGATAATGATGTTATATTCAATTGTGTGCATTTAAATTTTAATGATAAAGAATATATTACTGATATTAAATTTGCTCGAAAAAAAGAAGGTTTTTTAGTTGTAGTTTCAGATTACACATCGCATTACACTGAGTATCAGTTGATAGCGCAATCTCGAAATGAGTCAATTATAAATGGGGAACTTATAGCAATTAAGAACGCAGAACTAAAAGAGAGAGAGAGATTTAAAGATATTTTTATTCGAAACTTTAGTCATGAGTTAAGAAATCCGCTTACTAGTATTATTTCAATCACCAAATTGCTTTCTGATACAGAAATGACTTCTCATCAAGAGAATATGCTTTCTTTTTTACAAGATTCCAATTCCAACTTAAAATTATTATTAGATGATATTTTAAGTATTAGTATGATTTCTTCAGGGCAATTAAAGCTCAGAGATGGTTTGTTCAGTTTAAAGCAATTAACTCAATTAATTGAATTTACCTATAAGACTAAGGCAAAAGAATCTGGGGTAGCTTTTACTTTAAAAGTAGATAAAAAAATTCCAGAATTTGTAGAGGGTGATCGGCTTAGGCTTTATCAAACACTTACGAACTTATTGGATAATGCCTTTAAATATACTGAAAAAGGTAAAGTACATTTAGATGTACAGTTTAATCAGATTAGGGCAAATAAGATAAGTTTAAGGTTTGAGGTTATTGATACAGGTATAGGTATATCTGAAGATAATATTGATAGTATTTTTGAGAGTTTCTCTCAGTTAAATATTTACCAGAACCAAACAAGCCGTAAGGGTTCAGGTTTAGGACTTTCAATAGTAAAGGGTTTGCTAAATTTAATGGGTAGTGAAATTAGGGTAATTTCAGAAGTAGATAAGGGGTCAACCTTTTATTTTGATATTGTTTTAAAGCAGCCAATTCTTTCTAAGAATAAACCAGTAATTGTCAAAAAAGGAAGTGTAAAGAACAAAATAAATTTAAAAGAAGGTGAAAAGTATCGTTTACTTTTGGTAGAAGATGATATTAATGTGCAAACTGTTCTTTTCAAGTTTTTACTAAGTACTAATTATTTCTATATTGACCTTATTAATGATGGATCTCAGGTTATGGGGCAATTGGTTAATGAAGAGTATGATATTATACTTATGGATGTCAATTTGCCAAGTGTGTCAGGAGATCAAGTAACAAGGTTGATTAGGGATTTTCCTTTTAAAAATATCAAAAAAATTCCTATTATAGGACTTACTGCGTATTCATACGAAGATAATTTTAAGGCCTATAAAAAGGCGGGTATGAATGCTGTTCTATCAAAGCCTTTTGAGCATGATGAGCTTATGGCTACTATTGGTAAATATTTAAAAAAATAA
- a CDS encoding Rab family GTPase, whose protein sequence is MQVSKKIVVLGHFGVGKTSLIRRFVEDSFSDNYKVSIGVHITKKVVEIAVNDEISLILWDLEGTDDLKTIRDAYLLGTHGVVFVFDVTRPSTFQSLHADLEIVKSKMPSLPLMVVGNKADLVVKSELEILLKNNNLTTSFLTSAKTGDAVNDMFLELAKLIK, encoded by the coding sequence ATGCAAGTATCTAAAAAAATAGTAGTATTAGGTCATTTTGGAGTTGGTAAAACCTCTCTGATTAGAAGGTTTGTTGAGGATAGTTTTTCTGATAATTACAAGGTTTCAATAGGGGTACATATCACGAAAAAAGTTGTAGAAATAGCGGTAAATGATGAAATATCACTTATACTTTGGGATTTAGAAGGTACAGACGACTTAAAGACGATTCGTGATGCTTATTTGTTAGGTACTCATGGTGTTGTTTTTGTTTTTGATGTAACTCGACCATCAACATTTCAATCGTTACATGCAGATTTAGAAATTGTGAAATCTAAAATGCCATCATTACCTTTAATGGTTGTTGGTAACAAGGCTGATTTAGTTGTAAAATCTGAATTAGAAATACTATTAAAAAACAATAATTTAACTACTAGTTTTTTAACAAGTGCAAAAACAGGTGATGCTGTTAACGATATGTTTTTAGAATTAGCTAAGCTTATAAAATAA
- a CDS encoding cell envelope biogenesis protein OmpA: MVERDKVELLKDILFTDDREFAEKIAKRIEIIEKTVNEREQLSEKVNPIISKQLDDFVAEIPKSLGPTITATLKEEIRKNKEEIVDALYPILGKMIKKYISQEMKMLSERINKKISAQRWKIKFRSWFGGVKEEELILSELSMASIEQVLLIERGSGILAASFSKTKTIDEDMISGMLTAIKGFVEDAFGQKNQNLELIEYELYNIHLQSFVSYYVAVVISGNYSLSSKNKVQDLIFDFYNDFSGKNLDAIFALEGSENKKGVDRISLEKELVLKFRNASI; the protein is encoded by the coding sequence ATGGTTGAAAGAGACAAAGTAGAGCTTTTAAAAGACATTTTGTTCACTGATGACCGGGAATTTGCAGAGAAAATTGCGAAACGAATAGAAATTATAGAGAAAACTGTTAACGAAAGAGAACAGCTTTCGGAAAAAGTAAACCCTATAATTTCAAAACAGTTAGACGACTTTGTTGCTGAAATCCCTAAATCATTGGGGCCTACCATTACTGCGACTTTAAAAGAAGAAATTCGAAAAAATAAAGAAGAAATAGTTGATGCACTTTATCCAATTTTGGGTAAAATGATAAAGAAATATATTTCTCAAGAGATGAAAATGCTCTCGGAGCGAATAAATAAAAAAATATCAGCACAACGGTGGAAAATAAAATTTAGATCTTGGTTTGGAGGTGTAAAAGAAGAGGAGTTAATTTTAAGTGAGCTCTCAATGGCATCTATTGAGCAAGTTTTATTAATAGAAAGAGGTTCGGGAATACTTGCTGCAAGTTTTTCGAAAACTAAAACTATAGATGAAGATATGATATCGGGTATGCTCACAGCCATTAAGGGTTTTGTTGAGGATGCATTTGGTCAAAAAAATCAAAATTTAGAACTCATAGAGTATGAGTTGTATAATATTCACCTTCAAAGTTTTGTTTCTTACTATGTAGCTGTGGTTATTTCGGGTAATTATTCTTTAAGCTCAAAGAATAAAGTACAAGATTTAATTTTCGATTTTTACAATGATTTTAGTGGTAAAAATTTAGATGCTATTTTTGCATTAGAAGGTTCAGAAAATAAAAAAGGAGTAGATAGAATTTCTTTAGAAAAAGAATTGGTCTTAAAATTTAGAAATGCAAGTATCTAA
- a CDS encoding fructose 1,6-bisphosphatase: MSTNGKTVIDLNAKSEEASSKIDLIKNLIFGENIQEYNSEFEALKKDILDKKKVLEELIEEVRTDLNTAIDSVSTDINIRVTELEEKLEDRIEQIDSEKLDKKLLGNLLIELGEKVNKK, encoded by the coding sequence ATGTCAACAAACGGTAAGACGGTAATAGATTTAAACGCGAAAAGCGAAGAAGCTAGCTCAAAAATAGATTTAATCAAAAATTTAATTTTTGGAGAAAATATACAAGAATATAATTCTGAATTTGAGGCTCTTAAGAAAGATATTCTAGATAAGAAAAAAGTTTTAGAAGAGCTAATTGAAGAAGTTCGTACAGATTTAAATACTGCAATAGACTCTGTTTCTACAGATATTAACATCAGAGTTACTGAGCTTGAAGAAAAATTAGAAGACAGAATAGAGCAAATAGATTCTGAAAAATTAGATAAAAAACTACTTGGAAACTTATTGATTGAGTTAGGCGAGAAAGTGAATAAAAAATAG
- a CDS encoding rubredoxin: MNDDLHRILLKGGVTSPGELKDVITMLEAAGLKEVYFGSRQDLLFPLNNAKEEQLESISKFNTDIISERPYQNIVSSYVCADIFDMTYWLKGSTYLYILEGFDYLPNLKINITDSKQRLVPIFSGNLNFIASESEDYWYLNVKLPHWEKAAYYPVLIYSWDINTISKAIENIFEDIQDVEELFFVLNKNLDTNNKTIEKELEVPYLTFPYYEGMNRMGLDQYWLGLYWRNNRYDLSFLKEFCGFCLDNGIGKICITPWKSFIVKGIKTQSRPDLEKFLGQRGINIRHSQLEMNWHLPVDDAEALELKKFLVLSFDQNDISTYGLTFGLSNDSGKRSHFSSVIIEKNTPPTIVKDFTIRPTYNVLHFKNFDPNTHIYEAYAHDVDKIELPGLLMELSKKYFEQLGHIEIKDLAPKNKTEDILRSVYQCVSCYTVYDEVYGDESAEIKAGTLFDQLPDNYCCPVCTSQKSNFKIKELQLS; the protein is encoded by the coding sequence ATGAATGACGATTTACACAGAATACTATTAAAAGGCGGAGTAACATCACCAGGAGAGCTTAAAGATGTTATTACAATGCTTGAAGCTGCAGGACTCAAGGAAGTTTACTTTGGATCTAGGCAAGATTTACTTTTTCCGCTTAATAATGCAAAAGAAGAGCAGTTAGAAAGTATCTCTAAATTTAATACAGATATCATTAGTGAGCGGCCTTATCAAAATATAGTATCATCTTATGTGTGCGCTGATATTTTTGATATGACGTATTGGTTAAAAGGATCTACCTATTTATATATTTTAGAAGGTTTTGACTATTTACCAAATTTAAAAATTAACATCACCGATTCAAAGCAGCGTTTAGTGCCAATTTTTAGTGGTAATCTTAACTTTATAGCATCTGAAAGTGAAGATTATTGGTATTTGAATGTAAAATTACCGCATTGGGAAAAGGCTGCTTATTACCCAGTTTTAATTTATAGTTGGGATATTAATACAATATCAAAAGCTATTGAAAATATATTTGAAGATATTCAAGACGTAGAAGAGCTGTTTTTTGTTTTGAATAAAAACTTAGACACCAATAATAAAACTATTGAAAAAGAACTTGAAGTACCATACTTAACCTTTCCATATTATGAAGGTATGAACCGTATGGGGTTAGATCAGTATTGGTTGGGCTTATATTGGAGGAATAATAGGTATGATTTAAGTTTTTTAAAAGAATTTTGTGGCTTTTGTTTAGATAATGGGATTGGTAAAATTTGTATTACTCCGTGGAAATCATTTATTGTAAAAGGAATAAAAACTCAAAGTAGACCAGATTTAGAAAAATTTTTAGGGCAAAGAGGAATTAATATTCGTCACTCACAATTAGAAATGAATTGGCATTTACCTGTTGATGATGCAGAAGCATTAGAATTAAAGAAATTTTTGGTTTTAAGCTTTGATCAAAATGATATTAGTACTTACGGGCTAACTTTTGGATTAAGTAACGACTCTGGAAAAAGATCACATTTTTCGTCAGTAATAATCGAAAAAAACACACCACCGACTATTGTAAAAGACTTTACAATTCGCCCAACATATAATGTTCTTCACTTTAAAAATTTTGATCCTAATACGCATATATATGAGGCTTATGCGCATGATGTAGATAAAATTGAGTTACCAGGTTTGTTAATGGAGTTAAGTAAAAAATACTTTGAGCAACTGGGGCATATAGAAATAAAAGATTTAGCACCTAAAAATAAAACAGAAGATATATTAAGATCTGTTTACCAATGTGTATCTTGTTATACGGTGTATGATGAGGTTTATGGTGATGAGAGTGCAGAAATAAAAGCAGGCACTTTATTTGATCAATTACCAGACAATTATTGCTGCCCAGTATGTACATCTCAAAAAAGTAATTTTAAAATAAAAGAGTTGCAACTTTCATAA